AAAAGCTTGACTTTTGGAGTTTTATCTGCATTTATCCTCTATGCTGAGCGATTATTTCAACCACTACAACAATTTGCAGAAAAGTTTACTGTAATTCAAGCAGGTTTTACAGCAATTGAACGAGTTAGCGATATCCTGGATGAACCCATAGAAATCAGCGATCGCAGCAATCCCCGTCTTTCTATCTACGATTCAGAATTTGGCTATATTGATGAAATTATCGCCAATCTGGAAGCTAATGACCGAAACACGTCAAAATTAGGAGAAATTCGCTTTGAAAATGTTTGGTTTAGCTACAAAGATGATGATTATGTGATCAAAAATCTCGACTTTGTAATTCATCCAGGAGAAAAAGTTGCCTTAGTTGGTCCAACGGGTGCAGGTAAAAGTACTATCATTCGATTACTATGTCGTCTGTACGAACCGACTCAAGGACGCATTTTAGTTGATGGCATTGATATTCGTGAGTTACCTCAAGCTGAATTGCGTCGATATATGGCAGTAATTCTGCAAGAGGGGTTTTTATTTGCAGGCGATGTCAAAAGTAATATTACTCTGGGCGATATGTATACCCAGGAAGAAATCATTGCCGCAGCAGAGAAAACCAATATTGCTCAATTTATTGACCAACTACCCCAAGGATATGATACCCAGTTGCGAGAACGGGGAACAAATATTTCTAGTGGACAAAAACAGTTACTTGCTTTCGCTCGTGCAGCTATCCGTAATCCCCAAATTTTGGTGATGGATGAAGCAACAGCTAGTCTGGATGTGGGTACAGAAGCTTTGGTGCAATCAGCTTTAAATGAACTTTTACAAGAACGCACGGCAATTATTATCGCCCATAGACTCTCAACTATTCGCAATGTGAACCGAATTTTAGTTCTTAAACGCGGAGAGTTAATCGAGCAAGGTAGTCATGAAGAATTATTACAGCAGGGTGGACTTTATGCCACATTACATAACTTACAAATGTTAGGAAGTTGATTCAGGGAATTAAGTTACCTGTCATCAAGAGGAATGGCGATCGCCATTCCTAACTCATCATTTGTATGCTCAGCGCGGGTAAAATGACCACAATAGGTCGATTCTCAATTTTAGGTTAGGCAATCTAGTTGCACATCTTTATGCAGAATTAGTATGAGTATAACTACACCAATACTCAGAACCGTCACTTTTTCGATGAATTAAACCATTCTCAAACATTTCTCGCCGTAGCATCGCTGGATCAGTAAAAGTATGATGCTGATTAAGTAAGGCGTTAACTTCTTTTTCTGTATAAATAACACCGGGTTCAAATTTATCAGCTAAATACTCTAGTACTAATTTTTGTAACTTACCTTTATTACGTTTGGAAGGAAATTGTTTAACTCTACCCTCTACATCAAGATAGTTTTTCAATTTACTGAAATCATGCATACACAATCACTCCCCAAATTTGGGATGGTTCAAGGAAAACATAACTACAATCTTTTGGCACTTATTTACAGGTAAGTTCGTCTAGCAAATCTAGCAGAGTTGAAGTATCACAGGGGAAAAATCAATGAAAAATGTCATCCTAATTCAGACATTTATCGCTTCTATGAGTCTATTAACTATATTTTCTCAAAGTGCAAATGCTCAACTAATACCTCAACCTTGGGTATCTGTTGGTGCTAAGGATGGGGATACTACCTATGCTGTTGGAGCCAAAGCTTTAGGTATCGGAGCAGAATTAGGTGTGGGTGAAGATGGAGCAACTGGTGTGGATGTGCTGAAGTTCCTCAATTTGCCTGTGATTTCTCCCTATGTTGGTTTAGGATATTATTCTGAAGATAAGGGAGTGGCAGTTTCCGGAGGGATGCATGTCAATGCCAGCGATCATCTTTTTCTAGGAGTGGGCTATAATTCCGTACGCGGTATTAATGGACAATTAGGAATTAAATTTTAGTGATTGTCAAGCAAGAGATAAAAATATTCATCTTGGGAATCATGATAGATTGCTGCAAGCTCTTATGATTACCTAATGGGAATG
The Calothrix sp. 336/3 DNA segment above includes these coding regions:
- a CDS encoding ABC transporter ATP-binding protein, which produces MSISLPVNKAKKLNRGRDNDWRLFLRLVPYARRHGKLLILAMLLLIPVAVGNAIQPMLIGQAISLIRQEPNTYEFLRNMPLMQGLGILEVILLITVAIRLVFNGWQGYLVQKVGQQITADIRQDLFHHVTSLAVRFFDRTPVGKLITRLTSDVEVLGDVFSTGAIGIVSDFFSMLVIVGFMFSIQWELALLLLLMLFPVSGLIVYFQQQYRLANYKAREELSTLNSQLQENIVGINVVQLFRRERFNSELFRVSNERYVQEVDRTIFHDSAVSATLEWIALVAIAAVLWIGGYLLLGKSLTFGVLSAFILYAERLFQPLQQFAEKFTVIQAGFTAIERVSDILDEPIEISDRSNPRLSIYDSEFGYIDEIIANLEANDRNTSKLGEIRFENVWFSYKDDDYVIKNLDFVIHPGEKVALVGPTGAGKSTIIRLLCRLYEPTQGRILVDGIDIRELPQAELRRYMAVILQEGFLFAGDVKSNITLGDMYTQEEIIAAAEKTNIAQFIDQLPQGYDTQLRERGTNISSGQKQLLAFARAAIRNPQILVMDEATASLDVGTEALVQSALNELLQERTAIIIAHRLSTIRNVNRILVLKRGELIEQGSHEELLQQGGLYATLHNLQMLGS
- a CDS encoding DUF2087 domain-containing protein, with translation MHDFSKLKNYLDVEGRVKQFPSKRNKGKLQKLVLEYLADKFEPGVIYTEKEVNALLNQHHTFTDPAMLRREMFENGLIHRKSDGSEYWCSYTHTNSA